The Papio anubis isolate 15944 chromosome 10, Panubis1.0, whole genome shotgun sequence genome includes the window ctcccccatcccctatctaaaattttgtaaacattttatagaAACTACTCCTATTGTAAAAGAATTAGAAGCCTTGGTGTTTGAGCCAGTCCTACCTGGATATTTGTGTTGGAACCTCAGCTCTGCTGTGTCTGTCGTTGTGGCCTTAGGTGAGTTTCTTAACCTCCCTAGGCTGCAGATAAGCTCATTTGTAAAAATCTTTGAATAAGCATCTCACAGGCATTCATGAGGGTTAAATAATCTTGGAAATCATTCAGTAAATGATATGGCATCTTTTGTCCCATTGGTTCCcatattttgatttgcatttaggATCACCTGAGGGTTAAAATGCAGAGTGTTGCATCATGTTTCTAGAGATTCTCATCAATAGTGTTGGAATGGGACCAGAACATCTACAACTGTGGATTGTCAGACCCATTCAAATGAACAGAATGATTATTTGTTTAGTGAATATTTTTGAGCTCCTGTTTCTTAACTGGTTTTGTTGTTTCTTAACTGGTTATATTCAGAATTTTCTGGATAAATATGCTTTTAACTTTTGGGGATTTTCCTACCATATTATTTGTACATACCTGTGATGCTAACTACCTCACTTTTCTAATCAAATCAGTGCTTAAGCCATGGGGGTGAGAATATATGTCAGGTATAAAGCCAGGTTTTATGATCcagggaaataataaaatttgcttttgaTATGTTAGActaaattttaaagtgaaaagcaGATTTCCTAtaatttgtttttcctaattctcctcaATAAcctatttcctttcatttttattttatactttccttcttcccctcctagTACTGGTTAAGATTAATGTTTTTAAGATTAACCTAGGTGTTggtaatatataaatgtttatgtgAGTCACCATTATTCATTTCTTTGCCTGTAAATCTTTCAAAAAAACTTATGGAGAATAATAAGGAAAGAACAATAAGAAACCCCCACCCCACATacagtgtatacacacacacacacacacacacacacaaacacacagaaagaaagaaaaaaatgaaagaaaatctcaCAGATGTTTTATTTGGCAAATTAGGAGAGGCATATCTCTagatttcaaaacatatataaAGGCTAACTAGATTGGGCAGAAACCAAGTATGAGGAAGTGAAAAGCGTGAAGTGTGTCTGGAGGGCCCTGTGGGGGTGGATTACAGGAAAACCAGCACAAAGGCAGTTCTCAAGAGTTGAGCAGACAAAAGCACCACCCACTATTTGCAACAGTAGGTGCAGGAACAGGTGAGCCAGGCTGGCAGGAGTAGAGGAGGGACACATAAAGCCACCTGAAGGGTATGTTTTCAGGAGGCCATCTCCCTTCTTGGCAGCCAGACTGGAAGAGCATCCTTCCTGCTCCCCATACTGGAAAGCAGGTCAAGAAAATTCAACTAATTTAAAGATGATTAGTAAAGAAGCAACTCACACAACATCAAAGACAATGAAAGGAAAGTATAGCAACTCCTGTTAACAAAATTTTCACTAGAATAATGAGGCTAAAGAGGCAAATGAAAATTGTGATTAAATATTTTGccgtaaatttaaaaaaatgaagcagtAACTCTGTGAAGGAAGATCACAAAGAAGAACTATAAGAACTAAGGAAAGAAGTAGTTGGTCAACAAGAGGAGGTGGAATGTGAGCTGGTAGAGTTCAGAGAAAAGTACCAAATCCATCAcaggaaaaaagtcaaaattggGAAGAAGGCAGGAAACACTAGTCACTGCAGGAAACTCAGCAAAGACTATGgaagatagaaagaataaaactgaattaagtgaaacaaaccaaaaagagcTAAAAAATGGACATATAGGCAAATAGATCGAGCATTTCTATAATAGGAATCCcttaaggaaaagcaaaataaaacaatgaattaaaacaacttctgagatataattcaagattttttcctgaaataaatggaggtttattttaatatgttaacaAGAAGGTAGTGAAAATGGACCCAGAAAGTTCAACACTAAGACTTACATTATTAAAGTAGCTGGACTTGATAAGTAAGAAATACTTCACTGAGCAGCTGGGTAAAAAATCAGATCTCTTTTTTTAGGGAAAATGGTATGTGATTGTAGGCTTTTCTCTAGTAACATTTTCAATATTCCCAAGGAAAATGTGAACTAAGAATTTTATATCTAGCCAAATTGTTTTTACTCTGTGAAGGTTATAGACATCATGTTAGACATCTTTGAACATGAAAAAATTTAGGGATATTATTACATGAGTCTTTCTTGAAGAGACTttattaaatcattaattttagCTGACCAAGAGATCACTGGGAATGTTTGTaagttttgaatatatttaaactgTAGTACTATAAAAGAAGTATGAGGAATGGTGACAGACAGAATGTTAATGTTCTAGGTTCTCACAGTGTAGAAATGATACAGCAGTAACTGAGTAGAGGGGAAGAAGGTGGGAGGCAGAATCAGTTCACTGATTGCATGATCTCTAAGAGTTGGGAGTCAAAGCATATCAGTTAAAGCTGGCAAATCATTAGAagtatatgcatatttaataGTACAAGAGTAAACGCTAAGAAAGATAATATTATTGACTATTGTAGTATTTGGTGGTGGAGGAGAAGGAAATAAGGCTACTTTAATAAGGTGGAGGAAATAAGGTTACTTTAAATATTGCTCATTTGACTTATTAGAGATGGAAAAGAGAGTCGTATGGATAACCATCAGAACAGAAATTactcccaaaaggaaaaaaaaaaaaaaagccatgtggtaaaatattttttaaaatcatcaaaatggaaaatagaacaTAATTAAAGTAGAGAGCTATAAACAAACTTATAATCATATTAACACATAAATGgacttaatttatataataaaaactaattcAGGCTTTGGTTATTGGTGTGGGTCGAATTATTTTCCTCCCCAAAATGTATACATTGAAATCTTGACCCCTAGTACCTCATAGtgtaaccttatttggagataggatctttaCAAAGGTAAATTAGTTAAACTGGAATTATTATGGTGGGTCCTAATCCATATGCCGGCTGTCCTTATACAAAGGGGACAGCTGGACACAGAGATAGGCACGAGGGAAGATGCTGTGAAGAAACACAGGGAAaaggcagccatctacaagccaaggagagaggcctgctACAGATTTTTCCCTCACATCCTTCAGAAGGAGCAAACGATTCAACACCTTCATCTGGGACTTAACAGCCTCCGGAACCAGGAGGCTATACACTTCTGTTGTTTAGGGAGCTTTGTTAACAGCAGCCGTAGAAAGACAATgcagtcaggaaaaaaaagtatatatgtgaGGGGCACCTTAAGACAAAGTAGTAACAAATGTTGAAAAGAAGAGCATAGGTGAGGGTATCCAGGCACATATAAATAACAAAGTAGGATTTCTAAAAGCATTCAACGAAAGGAAGAATTGGCTTTTTATTGTCAGAGGTTACAATTCACGGTGAAGATCAAATAGTTATGAAtcatatatgtattaaatattagtgtgtctatatattcataaaaaggaattgaagaaaagatagaaacacaacagaaagaaattctgatttaCCTCTGAGGCATGATAGAGTcagtgagaaaatataaaatagaatgtaGAAATTCTAAGGAACATAATTAGGAAGATCTAAGGGGGTACATTTACAATCCTATATTCTGAATGTAGAGACTGTACTTTGTGTTCAAGTAGCTattaaatacttataaaattGATGCTgtgttatgttttaaaaaactttgattttaaaaaattaggcatgatTTAATActagaaattagaaaacagaaaaatcagaaaagaaaacctcttcatcctaaaaatttataaatactgTCTTATTAACTCTTGGGTAAAAttgaaatttcagaatatttagaaaacattggTAATGAAAGCACTACCTTTATGTGCTATGCTGCAGCAGTGCTCATTGAAAACTCATACAGATATCAAAAAAATAGCCACTTGGTTAAACATtagaacaagaacaacaaaatgaATGGAgataagcagaaggaagaaagtaaTAATGATAACACTAAAATCAATGAGTTAGCAAAactatagaattaaaaaaaaatccccacatcctttatttatttatgtatttatttatttttgttttaccaaAAGGCCGCCAACTCgactaagaaaaaaagcaagcacaAATAATGTTAAGGTCGATAACCACAGAAACAGGAGAATTAAGAGAATGGGGCAAATGTAATAGAAAAACTTGAATACAAAATTTATTCTAGCAATATaatttactctgtgtgtgtgtggtgtgtgtgtgtgcgcatgcgtgcgtgtgtgtgtgtatgtatgtaaagaTCAAATTAAAGGAACTAAACTACAAAAAAGTACCAGGCTCAGATGCTCTCacaaaagattttgtttttcattaacccaaagcatttattgaacatgtaggtatattttatttcctttgctcaGGTGATTAGCATTTTAAAGATATGAAGGCCTAAACTCATACCTATAATATCAAAAATTATATGTCCTCTGTCTCCTTGTTTATTGTGAATATTTAAGATGTGCAATATAATGTTTCAGTATACTTACACATGGTGACATGGTTACTGTAGTCAAGCAAATCAATATGTCCATCTCACAGAAAATTCTAACATACCCTTAACAGGAGATAATTCTCTTAAACTGTATCatagaaaattaagaaagccATCCAGCTCTCTTTTAATGTAACAATAAGACATTAACATCAATGCCTGACAAAAATTtcactaaaaaacaaaagcaagactaGAGACCaaattttattgttaatattgataaggaaatcctaaataaaaaattagtgaacTGAACCTAGTAAcacattaaaagaattatttataatttgatataaaaatctatataattcattttatggGTAAATCTAACAAGAAAATACATCACACTCCATGGATGCTGAAACCTGACAtctttttgattaaaataaattgtttaagtGGGGATAGGTGGTTTCTGCTACATGACAACTATATTTGTCTCATAGTCCCAAACCTGGCCCCTTattttctatatctatatttctatattgtgccaaattttacattaaactagcaagtcagagaaagaaaataaagtcataaaaattgGAAAGTAGTTGACAAAACTATGGCTATTGTGAAGAATTATTCATACAtaaagaagtatttattgagtctTGTTATAATCttgctctctctctatatataaaagtaaacaataagCATTAAAAGATCTaagaggttgggcatggtggttcacacctgtaatctcagcactttcggaaactgaggtgggaagactgcttgagccgaggagtttgagaccagcccgggcaacatggtgaaaccttgtctctacaaaaaataaacataaaaataggcgtgttggtgcacacctgtagttccagctacctggaaggctaaggtgggaggatcacctgagcatggGGATATCCTGGCTGCCGTGAgccgtgatggcgccactgcaccccaacctgggcaagagagttagaccctatctcaaaaaataaaataaataataaaagattaagaAAGTACCTTATTCTCAGTAGAAACCTAAAAGAATAATATAGCTAGGAATAAGCATAGCAAGGTATGTGCAAGACCTGAATgaggaaaattttcaaacactCTTGAAggacacaaaagacaaataaagaTGTGAATTCACCCTATATTATGATCTTATtgaaatagtattattttttttttccaggtaaaCTGGTCATTTTATTAGCAGTAGTACTGTTTGGCATAACAGGTTTCCAGTAAATAGGCATGGAGTTGCATGGAGGTGACAGGCAGGCGCAGGCCAGCTTCACTCACTTCTTCCACTCGTTCTTTTCGTAGTCCCACTTGGAGGCTAAGCCCTGGATGGGGTTCACCTTCATGTCCAGCATCCTCTTGGTCTGCATGGCCACCCACTCTTTGTCAAAGGTTTGCGGGAGGGGGCCGTACACATAGAGCTTCTCCCACATGATAATGAGCGCGGTGATGCCGATGAAGAACATGGCAGTGCCCACAACCGTCTTCCACTCATTTGAGCGCCTGTTCATCTCAGCAAAGCTCTCCTTGAACTTAATGCGATACAACTCGACTTTCTCATCCATGGAGAGGCTGCTCCAGGAcgccttctccttctccttcaagGCCTTCTGGCTGGCAGACAGGTGCTTGACATGGGCCACGTCCGGCAAGGGATAGTCACGCCGATCCACATAAGCTGGGAGCATAAAGTCTTCGCTCTTCACAACACTTTCATGTGCTCGTACACACACAGAGGTGGAAATTGCTCGCTTGCCAACTAGGCTAAATACCCTGGTAGCCAACATTCTGCCGCCACTGCCCGCCGCGACCGCCCTCTAAGCCCGGTGTCCCGCAACCGGAAGAGAAATAGTATGATCTTATTGAAAGTACTAACAGGGTTCCTTGTGTgaccatttgtttattttgaaaatagataAGCTAATTCTGAAATTCACATAGAAAATGTataaagatttctgagaaaagtAACTGTGTAGTACTGGTACTGGCACATGaataaatagaccaatggaagaaaAGATTTGGATTTTTGATGGGGGA containing:
- the LOC101006909 gene encoding cytochrome c oxidase subunit 4 isoform 1, mitochondrial-like produces the protein MLATRVFSLVGKRAISTSVCVRAHESVVKSEDFMLPAYVDRRDYPLPDVAHVKHLSASQKALKEKEKASWSSLSMDEKVELYRIKFKESFAEMNRRSNEWKTVVGTAMFFIGITALIIMWEKLYVYGPLPQTFDKEWVAMQTKRMLDMKVNPIQGLASKWDYEKNEWKK